CAGCGCCGCGGCGCGCGAGCCGCCCTCGTGCTGCAGCACGGCTTCGGCGATCTGGTCGCCCACCGTGTACAGCGGGTTCAGGCTGGTCATGGGTTCCTGGAAGATCATGGCGATCTCGGCGCCGCGGATGCGCCGCAGCGTCGCGACCGGCGCGCGGGCCAGGTCGTGCGTGGCGCCGCGGCGGTCGCGGAAACGGATGCTGCCGGCTTCGATGCGGCCGGCCGGCTTGGGCAGCAGGCCCATGATCGACAGGCTGGTCACCGATTTGCCCGAGCCCGATTCGCCCACGATGGCCAGGGTCTCGCCGCGCGCCAGGTCGAAGGTGACGCCGTCCACCGATCTGGCCACGCCGTCGCGGCTGTGGAACCAGGTTTTCAACCCGTCCACCGCCAGGATGATGTCTCGTTGGCTTGCGCCCATGTCTACAGCTCCTTGCGCAGGCGCGGGTCCAGCACGTCGCGCAGGCCGTCGCCCACCAGCTGCAGCGACAGCACCGACAGGACGATGGCGATGCCGGGAAACACCATGATCCAGTCGGCCGACCCCATGTACTGCTGGCCCGCGTTGATCATGGTGCCCCAGGTCGGGATGTCGGGCGATACGCCCACGCCCAGGAACGACAGCCCGGCTTCGGCCAGGATGGCGTAGGCGAAGATGAAGGTGCCCTGCACCAGGATGGGCGAAACCAGGTTGCGCAGCACATGCACGGTGACGATGCGCCGCGTCGGCACGCCCAGCGCCCGGGCGGCCTCGACGAACGGCAGCTCGCGGATCACCAGGGTGGAAGCGCGCACGATGCGGGCCAGGCGCGGCGCGTACACGATGCCCAGCGCGATGACCACGTTCAGCAGCGACGGCCCCAGCGCCGCCACCAGCGCGATCGCCAGCAGGATGTCGGGGAAGGCCATCATCGCGTCGATCAGCCGCGACACCACTTTGTCGGCGCCGCGGAAGAACCCCGCCACCAGGCCCAGCGCGATGCCCAACACCCCCGACAGCAGCACCACCAGGAAGCCCACCAGCAGCGATAGCCGTCCGCCGTGGATGACACGGCTGAACACGTCGCGGCCGAAGTCGTCGGTGCCGAACCAGTGCACGGCGCTGGGCGCCTGCAGGCGGCTCATGATGGACAGCTTGTACGGGTCGAACGGACTGATCCAGGGCGCCAATGCCGCCGCCGCCACCAGCACCGCCAGCACGATCAGGCTGGCCAGCACTGTCTTGCGCGCCACCAGCAGGCGCAGGACCTGCCAGCGCTCGGCGCCGGGCCCGGAAGTGATTGCAATTGCCATTTAGTAGCGCACCCGCGGATCGACCAGCAGGTACAGCAGGTCGATGAAAAGATTGATCAGGACATAGATGGCGGCAATCACCAGCAGCGCGCCCTGGATGACCGGGTAATCGCGCCGCAGCACCGCCGACACCACCAGGCTGCCGACGCCGGGCAGGCCGAACACGGTCTCGGTGACCACCGCGCCGCTGACCAGCAGGGCGGTGGTCAGGCCCAGCACGGTCAGGATCGGGATCAGCGCATTGCGCGCCGCGTGCTTCAGAATCACCTTGCGCTCGGGCAGGCCCTTGGCGCGCGCGGTGCGCACGTAGTCGTCGCGCAGCACGTCCAGCATGCTGGCGCGGATGAAGCGGGTGATCAGCGCCGAGTTCACCAGCCCCAGCACGATGGCCGGCAGCACCAGGTGCGACAGCCGCGTGGCGATGCTGGCGTCCGGCCCGCCGTAGCCCGCCACCGGCAGCCAGCCCAGCTTCACCGAGAAAATCTGCATCAGCAGCAGCCCCAGCCAGAAACTGGGCACGCTGGACGTGAACATGGAAAACGTCACCACCGACTGGTCCAGCGCCGTGCCGCGCCGCACCGCCGACAAAATGCCCACCGGCAGGGCGATGGCGCTGGCGATGGCCAGCGACATCAGTGTCAGCCAGAAGGTCGGCTCGGCGCGGTCGGCCAGCGCGGCCAGCACCGGCTTGTCCAGGAAGATCGACTGACCCAGGTCGCCGCGCGCCAGCTGGCCCAGCCAGGTGGCGTACTGCATGGGCAGGGGCTGGTCCAGCCCCAGGCGCGCGCGCAGGGTGTCGATGTCCTGCTGGCTGGCCTGCGGGCCCAGCATCACGGCCGCCGGGTCGCCCGGGGTCAGGCGCAGGATCACGAACACGATGGTGGCCACCAGGAACATCACGGCCACCAGCCCCACCAGGCGGTTCAACAGATAGCGCAGCACGGTCGCTTCCTTTCAGGTTGGCGCGCGGGCGCTACTTGGCGGCCTTCCAGGCATTCCAGAAGTACGGCCATGGCGAGGGCTGCACGCCTTGCAGGGCGGGCGATTTCGCGGCCAGCGAATTGAAGTCGCCCACCTTGATGAAAGGCACTTCGTCGAACACCGCCTGCTGCACGTCGGCCCAGCGCTTGATGCGTTCTTCGGGGCTGCCCGCCTGGTTGAAGGCGTCCAGCACCTGGTTGCGGCGCGGCGTGTCCCACCAGCCCGGCGAGTCCTTGGACGGAAAGTCGATCAGCGCCGGCTCGGGCAGGAACGGGCTGTGGGTAATGAAGATGTCCCACAGGGCCGGGTCCTGGCGGCGCTGCGTCAGCGTGGCCCAGTCCACCACCTGCATGTCCACCTTGAAGCCGGCCGCCTTCAGGTATTCGGCCGCCACCAGCGCCATCTTGTAGTGGAACTCGTACTGCTGGCTGGTCAGGATGCGGATCGTGCGGTCCTGCACCTTGGCTTCGTCCAGCAGCTTCTTGGCGCCGGCCGCGTCGCCCTGGTTGTAGACTTTGCCGCCCAGGCGGGTGGCCCATGGGTAGCCCTGCGGATACAGGTCGCCGTTCAGGCTGTAGAAGTCCTTGTTGCCGAAGGCCGCGTACAGCATGTCTTCTTCATTCAGCGCCAGCTGCACGGCGCGCCGCGCGGGCAGGCTGGACATGATGCCCTGCCTGGTGTTGAGCACCAGGCGCGGCCAGCCGAACGGCTTGAGCAGCAGCGGGTCCGAACGGCCGTTCTGCAGCTTGGCGATCGATTCCACCGGCAGCGCGTCCACGTAGTCGTACTGGCCCGCCGCCGCGCTTTCGACGCGCGTATTGGCGTTGCTGACCGGCGCGAAGCGGATCTCGTCCAGGTACTGCTTGCGCGCGCCGCCGTAGCCGTCGGGTTCGCCGGCGCGCGGCTGGTAGCCGTCGAAGCGCGTCAGCTGGATGTACTGGTCGGGCACGCGCGCCTTCAACTGGTAGGGGCCGGTGCCGATGAATGCTTTCAGGGGCGTGGCCAGTTTTTCTTGCGGCATCACCACCGCGGCGCTGTTGTTCATGGCCAGCAGCGCGGTCAGCGGCGCATAGGGCTGCTTCAGCACGATGCGCACCGTGTGCGCGTCGGGCGCCTCGATGGCGCTGATCAGCTTGGCGGCCTGCTTGCCGCGCGAGGCGGTCTCGGTCCAGCGCTTCAGCGAAGCC
This genomic window from Bordetella petrii contains:
- a CDS encoding ABC transporter permease, yielding MAIAITSGPGAERWQVLRLLVARKTVLASLIVLAVLVAAAALAPWISPFDPYKLSIMSRLQAPSAVHWFGTDDFGRDVFSRVIHGGRLSLLVGFLVVLLSGVLGIALGLVAGFFRGADKVVSRLIDAMMAFPDILLAIALVAALGPSLLNVVIALGIVYAPRLARIVRASTLVIRELPFVEAARALGVPTRRIVTVHVLRNLVSPILVQGTFIFAYAILAEAGLSFLGVGVSPDIPTWGTMINAGQQYMGSADWIMVFPGIAIVLSVLSLQLVGDGLRDVLDPRLRKEL
- a CDS encoding ABC transporter permease subunit — its product is MLRYLLNRLVGLVAVMFLVATIVFVILRLTPGDPAAVMLGPQASQQDIDTLRARLGLDQPLPMQYATWLGQLARGDLGQSIFLDKPVLAALADRAEPTFWLTLMSLAIASAIALPVGILSAVRRGTALDQSVVTFSMFTSSVPSFWLGLLLMQIFSVKLGWLPVAGYGGPDASIATRLSHLVLPAIVLGLVNSALITRFIRASMLDVLRDDYVRTARAKGLPERKVILKHAARNALIPILTVLGLTTALLVSGAVVTETVFGLPGVGSLVVSAVLRRDYPVIQGALLVIAAIYVLINLFIDLLYLLVDPRVRY
- a CDS encoding ABC transporter substrate-binding protein, which gives rise to MNFCTFRRRGGLRGLLAAGAIGLAALSAPALGAAPVKGGTIVVATIGEPPTLDPMASTADLVGILTQHIFETLYTFDAKWNTTPLLADSMPQISSDGLTYTIALRQGIKFHDGSDMDSADVAASLKRWTETASRGKQAAKLISAIEAPDAHTVRIVLKQPYAPLTALLAMNNSAAVVMPQEKLATPLKAFIGTGPYQLKARVPDQYIQLTRFDGYQPRAGEPDGYGGARKQYLDEIRFAPVSNANTRVESAAAGQYDYVDALPVESIAKLQNGRSDPLLLKPFGWPRLVLNTRQGIMSSLPARRAVQLALNEEDMLYAAFGNKDFYSLNGDLYPQGYPWATRLGGKVYNQGDAAGAKKLLDEAKVQDRTIRILTSQQYEFHYKMALVAAEYLKAAGFKVDMQVVDWATLTQRRQDPALWDIFITHSPFLPEPALIDFPSKDSPGWWDTPRRNQVLDAFNQAGSPEERIKRWADVQQAVFDEVPFIKVGDFNSLAAKSPALQGVQPSPWPYFWNAWKAAK